A DNA window from Anastrepha ludens isolate Willacy chromosome 6, idAnaLude1.1, whole genome shotgun sequence contains the following coding sequences:
- the LOC128867872 gene encoding UDP-glycosyltransferase UGT4-like, which yields MHSKTLLTLLVLAALLASAPSIDGAKILAVYAYPGKSHFMMHRVLISELVKNGHEVTMITAYTMTSLNLGSNYTEILIEPVYDYLKDIQTSSGVNSIFDMSKDVSGFLIMIKSLCIASTEHALKQPKVQDIINAKQTEGVYDLLLVEQFYQEAFLALAHIYNIPVISTATFAKEHYMSQMFGLITPWSYVPHGSLPLTDQMSFWERVQNVYNSLYTDFNREFQYFPMVDAMVEKYFGHLPIKFPSVSAMEKNLSAILINNHTPLSTAGPTMDNMINVGGMHIYPPNPLPTELQSFLDGAENGAIYFSLGSQVESKDMPAERLRIFLDVFRNMKQRVLWKFENESVINLPANVMVKKWLPQSDILAHPNVRVFVTHGGQLGTQEGVHYAVPMLGLPFYCDQHLNLKKAEFGGYAITLDFHTLTRDDLKNGLQQLLYNSTYRDTIKRISRIFHDRPMGPRETTLYWIEYVIRHKGARHLRAAGLDLKWYQFYLVDVVVSFMAAVILTLSLGFLIVRWIYRNLSCWQAIKQKTQ from the exons Atg CATTCGAAAACTCTTCTTACTCTGCTTGTACTGGCTGCATTACTGGCATCAGCACCCTCCATCGATGGCGCTAAAATACTTGCAGTTTACGCATATCCCGGCAAAAGTCATTTTATGATGCATCGTGTGCTGATAAGCGAGCTGGTGAAAAATGGGCATGAG GTTACGATGATAACAGCTTATACGATGACGTCACTCAATCTGGGCAGCAACTACACAGAGATACTCATCGAACCGGTTTATGATTACTTGAAGGATA TACAAACAAGTTCTGGCGTCAATTCGATATTTGATATGTCAAAGGACGTGTCTGGCTTTTTGATAATGATTAAATCATTATGCATAGCCAGCACTGAGCACGCGCTCAAACAGCCCAAAGTGCAGGACATCATCAATGCCAAACAGACCGAAGGTGTCTACGATTTGCTGTTGGTCGAACAATTCTATCAAGAAGCATTTTTAGCATTGGCTCATATCTACAATATACCAGTAATCAGTACAGCGACATTTGCTAAAGAACATTATATGAGTCAGATGTTTGGTCTTATAACACCTTGGTCATATGTGCCACACGGTTCGCTACCCCTCACAGATCAAATGAGTTTTTGGGAGCGTGTACAAAATGTCTATAACTCACTTTACACCGATTTCAATCGAGAATTTCAGTATTTTCCTATGGTGGATGCGATGGTCGAGAAATATTTTGGACATCTACCAA TCAAATTCCCAAGCGTTTCAGCAATGGAGAAGAATCTCTCTGCCATATTAATCAATAATCATACACCGTTATCTACGGCAGGCCCAACTATGGACAATATGATCAATGTTGGGGGCATGCACATTTATCCACCGAACCCACTTCCCACGGAACTTCAGTCGTTCTTAGATGGCGCAGAAAACGGTGCCATCTACTTTAGTTTGGGCAGCCAGGTGGAGAGCAAAGATATGCCGGCGGAAAGATTGCGAATTTTCCTCGATGTATTTCGCAACATGAAGCAACGAGTTTTgtggaaatttgaaaatgaaagcGTAATTAATTTACCAGCAAATGTTATGGTGAAAAAATGGTTGCCACAAAGCGATATTCTAGCACATCCTAATGTGCGAGTATTCGTAACCCACGGCGGCCAGCTGGGCACGCAGGAAGGTGTGCATTATGCCGTGCCAATGCTGGGACTGCCATTCTATTGTGACcag CACTTGAATTTGAAGAAGGCTGAGTTTGGTGGTTATGCCATTACTTTGGATTTCCACACGCTTACACGTGATGATTTGAAGAATGGTCTGCAGCAGTTGCTCTACAACTCCACCTATCGTGACACTATCAAACGGATCTCGCGAATTTTCCACGATCGTCCCATGGGTCCACGTGAGACAACGCTCTACTGGATCGAATATGTGATACGGCACAAGGGGGCTCGTCATTTGCGCGCTGCTGGTTTGGATTTGAAATGGTACCAATTCTATTTGGTGGATGTCGTTGTTTCATTCATGGCAGCGGTTATTTTAACGCTGAGCTTGGGTTTTTTGATAGTGCGCTGGATTTACCGCAATCTCAGTTGTTGGCAAGCAATTAAACAAAAGACTCAATAA